The genome window GGTAAGGATCATGTACAGACCGGGTAACAAACTGCTGGTTTGGTTTCTTATCTTCAGCTTCGTGTTTTTCGTGGTGGCGGTGATCGTGGAGGAATTCGCGCTATTCGATTCCGAAAGCGAAGTACAGCCCGGCGATCCATCAGGAGGTTCATTCCAACAAGGCGCCGCCACGAATGGTCCGGAGTCCGCGTCCGCTTCCGGCGCGCGATTCGATGGCCATTCCGCGCTGTCAGGCCGGCCGCTGCGGCTGGTGACGACAACGTGGTCGCCTTTCGCCGACGCGCCGGGAAAACCGCGGTTCGCCCTCGACCTTGTCGACGCGGCCCTGGGGCGCATGGGCATCGGCGCCGATACGGTTGTCATGGACGAGCAGAAGTTGTCGTCCGTACTGCTGACCGGGGCGTTCGACGGAAGTGCGGCGGTCCGGGGGAGCGAAGCGCGGGATGATGCGATGATTTACTCGCAGCCATATCTGGAGAACCGGTTGATCCTCGTAGGACGGGCGGGCAGCGACGTATCCGCTGCCTCTTTTGCCGGCCTCGCCGGAACGAAGGTCGCCCTGGTCGCCGGGCCCGCGTACGCGAATGTGGCAGAGACAGAGGGCGGGCCGGAATTCGTCCGCTCGAACAGTGACGAGGACGGCGTTGCGAGCCTCCTGAACGGGGAGGTGGATTACGCGCTGTTGGACGACCTGGTCGTCCAGTACCTCATCGCTAATCACGGAGACGAAGCACGGACTCGCCTGGTGTTCGGTTCGACGCCGCTGCTCACCCGTTCGCTTCACCTCGCCGTAAACCGCACGCTTCCCGGCGCGGATACGATTGTTTCGCGATTCAACGGCGAGGTGCGCGCCATGATGGCTGAAGGTACCTATCACCGGCTGCTCATGCTCGACTGGATCCGAGCGGACGTCGATGGCGACGGCCTCGGCGAGTACATCCCCTACGGCAATCTGACCGGTCCGGACCCGCCGGCGCATTTCTACGAACTCTTCCTATCGGACAGGCCGGCCATGGGACCCGGTATGTCGCGGCGTTATTTCCTGGACGGCAACGTCTACGAAGACTGGTCTGCCGTGCCCGGCCGGTACAAGGCCCCGGATGAAGGCAGGGCCGGACCCGATCCGCGCACGGCCGGGTCATTCAGCTTCACGTGGTAGGGCGTATGGATTGACCGCCCTCGCATCGCACGAATCCGAGGTGACCCATGAAAGGATCGACCCTGCTCGACCATATCATTATCCGGCTCGTGGTCTATTACATCGCCTCGTTTCTTTTTTTCGCGGCCCTGTGGGAGTTGCTTCCGGGGGTCTTCCTCGAATTTCAGGTGGCCGAACGGATCGAGGACAGCTCCCTTCCGACCCTGGATTTTGAACAGTTCGAGGCCGATGCGGGCCTGTCCCAGGTGTTCGTTCCCGTGACCATGTCGTTGCTGTTTTCCTTTCTCTTCGCCCTGCCCGTAGTCTGGGTCTATCGTTGGACGCGGCCCCGAAAGAAATACGACCCGTCCTTTGCCCAGACACTCCTCGTCGTCCCCATCGCGATCGCCC of Gemmatimonadota bacterium contains these proteins:
- a CDS encoding amino acid ABC transporter substrate-binding protein, with the protein product MYRPGNKLLVWFLIFSFVFFVVAVIVEEFALFDSESEVQPGDPSGGSFQQGAATNGPESASASGARFDGHSALSGRPLRLVTTTWSPFADAPGKPRFALDLVDAALGRMGIGADTVVMDEQKLSSVLLTGAFDGSAAVRGSEARDDAMIYSQPYLENRLILVGRAGSDVSAASFAGLAGTKVALVAGPAYANVAETEGGPEFVRSNSDEDGVASLLNGEVDYALLDDLVVQYLIANHGDEARTRLVFGSTPLLTRSLHLAVNRTLPGADTIVSRFNGEVRAMMAEGTYHRLLMLDWIRADVDGDGLGEYIPYGNLTGPDPPAHFYELFLSDRPAMGPGMSRRYFLDGNVYEDWSAVPGRYKAPDEGRAGPDPRTAGSFSFTW